One Macrobrachium rosenbergii isolate ZJJX-2024 chromosome 10, ASM4041242v1, whole genome shotgun sequence DNA window includes the following coding sequences:
- the LOC136842754 gene encoding mini-chromosome maintenance complex-binding protein, whose amino-acid sequence MPGLDDWTLTPHRIVDGFFEECGPSGEWKQKAQKFFENEASKPSVLNRLPWVNETPLHHLRSNQVVRFRGMVQDMFDNEFYFDKYEVKDTKTGAVRLRPGRYRDIAECGVGEEIIMDSPRCEAGDRLTYYCVPVPGENQWVTDIYKERNPCLDEGSTSASSSRLKRYMGSEEENTETCQESSGGQLTEDQTESMESEANSLSGENKRIRTAGNENTENGGASTSNQGAAVDNSTNLNFPLPGMKGTPCLLKIYGDQSLALNEVIEVVGILSVDPALASNPEQDGSDDCMGAMDIEEEAAHCPPPSLVPRIHALTVRVLKHTNPLLPPDLHTSTDTVDNIGDMRETREVLRQILQEALMGDALAAELMIAHLMSSVYIRQDVVAVGKYCINFSGINKVLQDQQYTTHLYQFLSTLVTQSYFLSMTLSNMNTSTFIPKKDYKANRLVSGILQLSKHTHFIVDETALTAGQLDSKGVQNLTALGNVINWQKIDYDFQYHPIEQHTNIPVLILSEGKSMITSDAQIRLTPTHTDVTSAFCRIKSKLTPDVLRRIRLYLTAARLIDYELSEDMQKMVQDDFVESRRSDNSINAEDLHNLLILARLVTVSCGEKGLTSDVWRSVKILENERKMRLTSTN is encoded by the exons ATGCCTGGTTTGGACGACTGGACCCTGACACCACATAGAATTGTTGATGGATTTTTCG AGGAATGCGGCCCAAGTGGAGAGTGGAAGCAAAAGGCccagaaattttttgaaaatgaagcCAGCAAGCCTTCTGTTTTGAATCGG ctgcCATGGGTTAATGAAACACCCTTGCATCATCTGCGATCAAATCAAGTGGTGCGATTCAGAGGAATGGTACAAGACATGTTCGATAATGAGTTCTACTTTGACAAGTATGAAGTGAAGGACACAAAAACTGGAGCTGTACGTCTGCGTCCTGGCCGTTACAGGGATATTGCAGAATGTGGG GTTggagaagaaataataatggaCTCTCCTCGTTGCGAAGCAGGAGATCGACTGACTTACTATTGTGTGCCAGTTCCAGGGGAAAACCAGTGGGTTACAGAT atatacAAAGAAAGGAATCCTTGTCTTGATGAGGGAAGCACTTCTGCAAGTAGCTCAAGATTGAAACGCTACATGGGCAGCGaggaagaaaatacagaaacctGTCAGGAGTCCTCTGGTGGACAATTGACAGAGGACCAGACAGAAAG CATGGAATCAGAAGCAAATAGCCTGTCAGGGGAGAACAAACGCATAAGAACTGCAGGGAACGAAAATACTGAGAATGGTGGGGCCAGCACAAGTAATCAGGGTGCTGCTGTAGACAACTCAACTAATCTGAATTtccctcttcctggcatgaaaggAACTCCATGTTTGCTAAAG ATATATGGTGACCAAAGTCTAGCCTTAAATGAAGTTATTGAAGTAGTTGGAATATTATCAGTAGATCCTGCACTTGCCTCTAATCCTGAGCAAGATGGCTCTGATGACTGTATGGGGGCCATGGATATAGAGGAAGAAGCTGCACATTGCCCCCCTCCTTCATTAGTTCCTAG AATACACGCCTTAACAGTACGAGTACTAAAGCATACCAACCCACTTCTGCCACCTGATCTTCATACTAGCACGGACACTGTAGATAACATAGGGGACATGAGAGAAACCCGGGAGGTTTTGCGACAGATACTGCAGGAAGCTTTAATGGGTGATGCACTTGCAGCTGAGCTGATGATAGCACACTTAATGTCTTCAGTTTATATTAGGCAG GATGTTGTTGCTGTAGGGAAATATTGCATCAACTTCTCTGGGATAAATAAGGTGCTGCAGGACCAGCAGTATACAACACATTTGTATCAGTTCCTCAGTACCTTAGTGACCCAGTCATATTTTCTCTCCATGACTCTATCAAATATGAATACAAGCACATTCATTCCTAAAAAG gACTACAAAGCTAATCGTCTTGTAAGTGGAATTCTTCAGTTGAGCAAACACACTCACTTTATCGTTGATGAAACTGCCCTCACAGCTGGTCAGTTAGATTCTAAAGGTGTTCAGAATTTGACAGCTTTGGGTAATGTCATTAACTGGCAGAAAATCGATTATGACTTCCAGTATCACCCAATTGAACAACATACCAATATTCCTGTTCTTATCTTGTCAGAAGGAAAATCAATGATAACAAG tgatGCACAGATTCGACTGACTCCCACTCACACTGATGTTACCTCAGCTTTTTGTCGCATCAAATCAAAATTGACTCCAGATGTTTTGAGACGAATAAGACTTTATTTAACTGCTGCTAGACTCATTGATTATGAACTTTCTGAAGATATGCAAAAG atGGTACAAGATGATTTTGTTGAGAGTCGCAGAAGTGATAATAGCATTAATGCTGAGGATCTTCACAACCTTCTTATACTTGCCAG ATTGGTAACGGTGAGCTGTGGTGAAAAAGGCCTAACGTCAGATGTTTGGAGAAGtgttaaaattttggaaaatgaaagaaaaatgcgcTTGACTTCCACTAATTAA
- the LOC136842757 gene encoding uncharacterized protein isoform X1: MCPSSCIMSADKSSLAEHLMTNSVPTQSAVHMKSYRIVSVNSEPTETLYYQSDLIALGSEDQLMLEVDTVTLPMESSVPLQPGTCNIPANPCETVHELNSFGTVSQGAYPYSVSTLGQGQRTLSVTTAMLSLEGMSAHSEPMDKLWTSLSVNKTHNSAENVQIEDIQNLSFPREEDSNWFSGIFTGNNLHFNGQQIAGISQQVSGDEIPPEQHHSMYAYGNQPCYSEASIQSNGHQVYQNPRTSTESKATQTETGVLGKQMDALDLTRDNRYSVSNVCCSTPHQYTSARDPTAEPSLKRLHVDCPYSDGHDKSSYDQEYARNGGTEVYGVAIAPHQDGAVGWAASSPSNNDSGCYAEGPAQSPNHGNSHEVFDVLETILQERVLAEVKLYSDSVREMLINNHQPARCADLEEEVFHSRYLLKMHQLAAKITHLIERRAQSH; encoded by the exons ATGTGTCCCTCAAGTTGCATTATG AGCGCTGACAAGAGTTCATTAGCTGAGCACTTGATGACAAATTCGGTCCCGACCCAGTCTGCCGTGCACATGAAAAGCTATCGCATTGTTTCCGTTAACAGCGAACCAACAGAAACACTCTATTACCAGAGTGATTTAATTGCACTAGGAAGTGAAGACCAACTGATGCTTGAGGTAGATACAGTTACATTGCCCATGGAATCGTCAGTACCACTACAGCCAGGAACATGCAACATCCCAGCCAATCCCTGCGAGACAGTTCATGAGCTTAACTCATTTGGCACTGTTTCCCAGGGTGCGTACCCGTATTCGGTTTCCACACTGGGCCAAGGACAACGTACTCTCAGTGTAACCACTGCTATGCTTTCATTAGAAGGTATGTCTGCTCACTCCGAGCCTATGGATAAACTGTGGACCTCCCTGTCCGTGAACAAGACCCACAACAGTGCTGAAAACGTACAAATAGAAGACATTCAAAATCTGTCATTTCCACGTGAGGAAGACAGCAATTGGTTTTCAGGAATATTTACTGGCAATAATCTTCATTTTAACGGTCAGCAGATTGCTGGTATCAGCCAACAGGTTTCTGGGGATGAAATTCCTCCTGAGCAGCATCATTCTATGTACGCTTACGGCAACCAGCCATGTTACAGCGAAGCATCTATACAGTCGAATG GTCACCAAGTTTACCAGAACCCAAGAACGTCCACGGAATCAAAAGCAACACAGACCGAAACTGGAGTTTTGGGAAAACAAATGGATGCTCTTGACCTTACAAGGGACAACAGATATTCAGTAAGCAATGTCTGCTGCAGCACGCCACACCAGTACACGAGTGCAAGGGACCCTACGGCCGAACCGTCACTAAAACGACTGCACGTGGATTGTCCCTACAGTGATGGCCATGATAAGTCCTCATACG atcaAGAGTATGCAAGAAATGGCGGGACTGAAGTATATGGTGTGGCCATAGCACCCCATCAAGATGGTGCTGTAGGATGGGCCGCGTCTTCACCAAGTAATAATGATTCTGGTTGCTATGCTGAAGGCCCTGCACAGTCTCCAAACCATGGCAATTCTCATGAAGTCTTTGATGTGTTAG AGACCATACTGCAAGAGAGGGTATTAGCCGAAGTGAAACTGTATTCTGATTCCGTGAGGGAGATGCTCATAAATAACCACCAGCCAGCACGTTG CGCCGACCTAGAGGAAGAGGTTTTCCATAGTCGTTACCTCCTGAAGATGCATCAACTTGCAGCCAAGATCACACATCTGATCGAGAGACGAGCACAGTCTCACTGA
- the LOC136842757 gene encoding uncharacterized protein isoform X2, which translates to MCPSSCIMSADKSSLAEHLMTNSVPTQSAVHMKSYRIVSVNSEPTETLYYQSDLIALGSEDQLMLEVDTVTLPMESSVPLQPGTCNIPANPCETVHELNSFGTVSQGAYPYSVSTLGQGQRTLSVTTAMLSLEGMSAHSEPMDKLWTSLSVNKTHNSAENVQIEDIQNLSFPREEDSNWFSGIFTGNNLHFNGQQIAGISQQVSGDEIPPEQHHSMYAYGNQPCYSEASIQSNGHQVYQNPRTSTESKATQTETGVLGKQMDALDLTRDNRYSVSNVCCSTPHQYTSARDPTAEPSLKRLHVDCPYSDGHDKSSYDQEYARNGGTEVYGVAIAPHQDGAVGWAASSPSNNDSGCYAEGPAQSPNHGNSHEVFDVLAPT; encoded by the exons ATGTGTCCCTCAAGTTGCATTATG AGCGCTGACAAGAGTTCATTAGCTGAGCACTTGATGACAAATTCGGTCCCGACCCAGTCTGCCGTGCACATGAAAAGCTATCGCATTGTTTCCGTTAACAGCGAACCAACAGAAACACTCTATTACCAGAGTGATTTAATTGCACTAGGAAGTGAAGACCAACTGATGCTTGAGGTAGATACAGTTACATTGCCCATGGAATCGTCAGTACCACTACAGCCAGGAACATGCAACATCCCAGCCAATCCCTGCGAGACAGTTCATGAGCTTAACTCATTTGGCACTGTTTCCCAGGGTGCGTACCCGTATTCGGTTTCCACACTGGGCCAAGGACAACGTACTCTCAGTGTAACCACTGCTATGCTTTCATTAGAAGGTATGTCTGCTCACTCCGAGCCTATGGATAAACTGTGGACCTCCCTGTCCGTGAACAAGACCCACAACAGTGCTGAAAACGTACAAATAGAAGACATTCAAAATCTGTCATTTCCACGTGAGGAAGACAGCAATTGGTTTTCAGGAATATTTACTGGCAATAATCTTCATTTTAACGGTCAGCAGATTGCTGGTATCAGCCAACAGGTTTCTGGGGATGAAATTCCTCCTGAGCAGCATCATTCTATGTACGCTTACGGCAACCAGCCATGTTACAGCGAAGCATCTATACAGTCGAATG GTCACCAAGTTTACCAGAACCCAAGAACGTCCACGGAATCAAAAGCAACACAGACCGAAACTGGAGTTTTGGGAAAACAAATGGATGCTCTTGACCTTACAAGGGACAACAGATATTCAGTAAGCAATGTCTGCTGCAGCACGCCACACCAGTACACGAGTGCAAGGGACCCTACGGCCGAACCGTCACTAAAACGACTGCACGTGGATTGTCCCTACAGTGATGGCCATGATAAGTCCTCATACG atcaAGAGTATGCAAGAAATGGCGGGACTGAAGTATATGGTGTGGCCATAGCACCCCATCAAGATGGTGCTGTAGGATGGGCCGCGTCTTCACCAAGTAATAATGATTCTGGTTGCTATGCTGAAGGCCCTGCACAGTCTCCAAACCATGGCAATTCTCATGAAGTCTTTGATGTGTTAG CGCCGACCTAG